The Hymenobacter sp. 5317J-9 genome has a window encoding:
- a CDS encoding carbohydrate binding domain-containing protein, whose product MRFSLCLALGLLAAASGCSSPSTPENQLLGNDFESLDGWGTESPSLTREKAHSGQYSIKIQKGIEYSLTYKNLLAKLSPEKITKIRVSGYVYITKPTDAKLAVQLMKTAADGTEFNEGISLGEAVKKVGEWTKVEKEFTLPADAAPSNQLRVYMWGAGNDDTVYLDDLQVTKA is encoded by the coding sequence ATGCGCTTTTCTCTCTGCCTGGCCCTTGGCCTGCTGGCCGCCGCCAGCGGCTGCTCTTCTCCCTCGACGCCCGAAAACCAGTTGCTGGGCAATGATTTTGAATCCCTGGACGGCTGGGGCACGGAAAGTCCGTCGCTGACCCGGGAGAAAGCCCATTCGGGCCAGTATTCCATCAAAATTCAGAAAGGAATCGAATACAGCCTGACCTATAAAAACCTGCTGGCCAAGCTGTCGCCGGAAAAAATCACCAAGATTCGCGTCAGCGGCTACGTCTACATCACCAAGCCCACCGACGCTAAGCTGGCCGTGCAGCTGATGAAAACCGCCGCCGACGGCACCGAATTCAACGAAGGCATCAGCTTGGGCGAAGCGGTGAAAAAAGTGGGCGAGTGGACGAAGGTGGAGAAGGAGTTTACCCTGCCGGCTGACGCCGCACCGTCCAATCAGCTGCGGGTGTATATGTGGGGCGCCGGCAACGACGACACCGTGTACCTCGACGACTTGCAGGTCACGAAAGCCTAG
- a CDS encoding glycosyltransferase family 2 protein, whose product MELSVIIPIYNEEPNIDELYRRLLSVLEPMALPGGFELIFINDGSRDRSLALLMNLATRDPRVRYIDLSRNFGHQIAVTAGLDRAAGEAVVIIDADLQDPPELIPLLRQKMLEGYEVVYAKRRSRQGDSVAKKLTARVFYRILASITHISIPVDTGDFRIISRKVVDGLRLMPEQNKFIRGQISWIGYRQTYIEYDRAERAGGETGYTYRKMIRLALDGITAFSDVPLKVATITGFLVSGVAFLVGLYTLYARFFSHDYQPGWPSLMVSILFLGGVQLISVGIIGEYMARLSANVRQRPLYLISDTNLPPVVAPAK is encoded by the coding sequence GTGGAGCTGTCCGTCATCATTCCCATCTACAACGAGGAACCCAACATCGACGAGCTGTACCGGCGCCTGCTGAGCGTGCTGGAGCCCATGGCGCTGCCCGGCGGCTTCGAGCTGATTTTCATCAACGATGGCTCGCGCGACCGGTCACTGGCGCTGCTAATGAACCTGGCCACCCGCGACCCGCGGGTGCGCTACATCGACCTGAGCCGCAACTTCGGCCACCAGATTGCCGTGACGGCCGGCCTGGACCGGGCCGCCGGCGAGGCCGTGGTCATCATCGACGCCGACCTGCAGGACCCGCCCGAACTCATTCCGCTGCTGCGCCAGAAAATGCTGGAAGGCTACGAAGTGGTGTACGCCAAGCGCCGCTCGCGCCAGGGCGACAGCGTGGCCAAGAAGCTCACGGCCCGCGTGTTCTACCGAATTCTGGCCAGCATCACCCATATTTCCATTCCGGTCGACACGGGCGATTTTCGCATCATCTCACGCAAGGTGGTAGATGGCCTGCGCCTGATGCCGGAGCAGAACAAGTTCATCCGTGGCCAGATTTCCTGGATTGGCTACCGCCAGACATACATCGAATACGACCGCGCCGAGCGCGCCGGCGGCGAAACCGGCTACACCTACCGCAAAATGATACGCCTGGCGCTGGACGGCATCACCGCCTTCTCCGACGTGCCGCTGAAGGTGGCCACCATCACCGGGTTTCTGGTATCGGGAGTGGCGTTTCTGGTGGGGCTGTACACGCTGTATGCGCGGTTTTTCAGCCACGACTACCAGCCGGGCTGGCCCTCCCTGATGGTGAGCATCCTGTTTCTAGGCGGGGTGCAGCTCATTTCGGTGGGCATCATCGGCGAGTACATGGCCCGATTATCGGCCAACGTGCGCCAGCGTCCGCTGTACCTGATTTCGGATACCAACCTCCCGCCGGTGGTGGCGCCGGCCAAGTAG
- a CDS encoding glycosyltransferase family 2 protein, with product MKISVVIPAYNEEENLPEVAARIKEHLSGRYERELIFVDDGSRDGTQQVLRELRAQDPDIHYVLLARNFGHQSALRAGIDYATGDCVISLDADLQHPPRLIPVLLGHWLEGYDIVYTQRRDDEKLPWLKRRSSSAFYGLMNKLSSVNFEPGTADYRLIDRRVAEVVRASPDVELFLRGFIHWVGFRQKRVEYTPEPRFRGTTKYTVRKMVQLALSGITSFSVRPLHFATLAGAVVSGLAFLYALYALYITFFTSRAVAGWSSVLVSVLFIGGIQLLVLGIIGEYLGRLFVQSKQRPPYLVRESDDGLARPATPVQR from the coding sequence TTGAAAATCTCGGTCGTCATTCCAGCCTACAACGAGGAAGAAAACCTGCCGGAAGTGGCGGCCCGCATCAAGGAACACCTGAGCGGCCGCTACGAGCGGGAGCTGATTTTTGTGGACGACGGCTCGCGCGACGGCACCCAGCAGGTGCTGCGCGAGCTGCGCGCCCAGGACCCCGACATTCACTACGTGCTGCTGGCCCGCAACTTCGGCCACCAGAGCGCCCTGCGCGCGGGCATCGACTACGCCACCGGCGACTGCGTGATTTCGCTCGACGCCGACCTGCAGCACCCGCCCCGGCTCATCCCGGTGCTGCTGGGCCACTGGCTGGAGGGCTACGACATCGTGTACACGCAGCGGCGCGACGACGAGAAGCTGCCCTGGCTCAAGCGTCGCTCGTCATCGGCCTTCTACGGGCTGATGAACAAGCTGTCGAGCGTCAATTTTGAGCCCGGCACGGCCGACTATCGCCTCATCGACCGGCGCGTGGCCGAGGTGGTGCGCGCCAGCCCCGACGTGGAGCTGTTCCTGCGCGGCTTCATCCACTGGGTGGGCTTCCGCCAAAAGCGCGTCGAGTACACGCCCGAGCCGCGCTTCCGCGGCACCACCAAGTACACGGTGCGCAAAATGGTGCAGCTGGCCCTGAGCGGCATCACGTCGTTTAGCGTGCGGCCGCTGCATTTTGCCACCCTGGCCGGGGCGGTGGTGTCGGGGCTGGCGTTTCTATACGCCCTGTATGCGCTCTACATCACGTTTTTCACGTCGCGGGCCGTGGCGGGCTGGAGCTCGGTGCTGGTGAGCGTGCTCTTCATCGGCGGCATTCAGCTGCTGGTGCTCGGCATCATCGGCGAGTACCTAGGGCGGCTGTTTGTGCAGTCGAAGCAGCGCCCGCCTTACCTGGTGCGCGAAAGCGACGACGGCTTGGCCCGTCCCGCTACCCCGGTTCAACGCTAA
- a CDS encoding aldehyde dehydrogenase, which yields MLNLLNYINGQLVPPQAGRYLPNIEPATGQVYGQIPDSGPEDVAAAVAAAEAALPAWRALPAEERGRLLVRIADLIDANLERLARAESQDNGKPLSLARVMDIPRAASNFHFFGTSAQHFATEAHVQEGVAVNYTVRHPVGVVGCISPWNLPLYLFTWKIAPALAVGCCVVAKPSEITPATAFLLSELCMEAGLPAGVLNIVHGNGPNCGQAIVEHPGIKAISFTGGTATGRHLARTAAPLFKKLSLELGGKNPNIIFADCDLAAAVATSIRSSFANQGQICLCGSRLFIERPIYEDFKAEFLKQLEAQKIGDPFEADTKQGALVSEAHLNKVLAYIKLAHEEGGTLLAGGHRATVPGRCQNGYFLEPTVFENLPHDCRTNQEEIFGPVVTFTPFDTEEETLAWANSTDYGLSATLWTRDLQRAHRVSHQLHSGIVWVNTWLHRDLRTPFGGMKNSGVGREGGLEALRFFTEAQNVCVKL from the coding sequence ATGCTCAATCTGCTCAACTACATCAATGGCCAACTGGTGCCGCCCCAGGCCGGCCGCTACCTCCCCAATATCGAGCCCGCTACCGGGCAGGTGTATGGCCAGATTCCGGACTCGGGGCCCGAGGACGTGGCCGCCGCCGTGGCCGCCGCCGAAGCCGCCCTGCCCGCCTGGCGCGCGCTGCCCGCCGAGGAGCGCGGCCGCCTGCTGGTGCGCATCGCCGACCTCATCGACGCCAATCTGGAGCGCCTGGCCCGCGCCGAAAGCCAGGACAACGGCAAGCCGCTCAGCCTGGCGCGCGTGATGGACATTCCGCGCGCCGCCTCCAATTTTCACTTCTTTGGCACGTCGGCCCAGCACTTTGCCACCGAGGCCCACGTGCAGGAAGGCGTGGCCGTGAACTACACCGTGCGCCACCCCGTGGGCGTGGTGGGCTGTATCTCGCCCTGGAACCTGCCGCTCTACCTCTTCACCTGGAAAATAGCGCCCGCCCTGGCCGTGGGCTGCTGCGTGGTGGCCAAGCCGTCGGAAATCACGCCAGCCACGGCCTTCTTGCTGAGCGAATTGTGCATGGAAGCCGGGCTACCGGCCGGCGTGCTCAACATCGTGCACGGCAACGGGCCGAACTGCGGGCAGGCCATTGTGGAGCATCCGGGCATCAAAGCTATTAGCTTCACGGGCGGCACGGCCACCGGGCGGCACCTAGCCCGCACCGCCGCGCCCCTGTTCAAAAAGCTCAGCCTGGAGCTGGGCGGCAAAAACCCGAACATCATCTTCGCCGACTGCGACCTGGCCGCGGCCGTGGCCACCAGCATCCGCAGCAGCTTTGCCAACCAGGGCCAGATTTGCCTTTGCGGCTCCCGCCTCTTCATCGAGCGGCCCATCTATGAGGACTTTAAAGCGGAGTTTCTCAAGCAGCTGGAGGCCCAGAAAATTGGTGACCCCTTCGAGGCGGATACCAAGCAGGGGGCTTTGGTAAGCGAGGCGCATTTAAACAAAGTGCTGGCTTACATCAAGCTTGCGCACGAGGAAGGCGGCACCCTGCTGGCCGGCGGCCACCGCGCCACCGTGCCTGGCCGTTGCCAGAACGGCTATTTCCTGGAGCCCACGGTCTTTGAAAACCTGCCCCACGACTGCCGCACCAACCAGGAGGAAATATTCGGCCCCGTCGTCACCTTCACGCCCTTCGACACCGAGGAGGAAACCCTTGCCTGGGCCAACAGCACCGACTACGGCCTCTCCGCCACTCTCTGGACGCGCGATTTGCAACGCGCCCACCGCGTGAGCCACCAGCTGCATTCCGGCATCGTGTGGGTGAACACCTGGCTGCACCGCGACCTGCGCACTCCCTTCGGCGGCATGAAAAACTCCGGCGTGGGCCGCGAAGGCGGGCTGGAAGCATTGCGGTTTTTCACTGAGGCGCAAAATGTGTGCGTGAAGCTGTAG
- a CDS encoding carbohydrate binding domain-containing protein, whose protein sequence is MKNLLLPLAAVATLCLAGCGGKTEKDPNTLVETDFETLAGWIPEPQSGTLTTEKAHSGRYAIKVDGNHDYSLTYKVPMGELHDTRVKKIKVSAWTFVSAADAQAALVAAVGNPADPNKPLLWDATDLNHSHTPGKWVEINKVLTVPATASPASTLGVYMWRTGGTKPVYLDDLKVTIAE, encoded by the coding sequence ATGAAAAACCTTTTACTGCCCCTGGCCGCTGTGGCCACCCTCTGCCTCGCTGGTTGCGGCGGAAAAACCGAAAAGGACCCGAATACCCTGGTCGAAACCGATTTTGAAACCCTGGCCGGGTGGATTCCCGAACCGCAAAGCGGGACGCTTACCACCGAGAAAGCGCACTCCGGCCGCTACGCCATTAAGGTCGACGGCAACCACGACTACAGCCTGACCTATAAGGTGCCAATGGGTGAGCTGCACGATACCCGCGTGAAGAAAATCAAGGTTTCGGCGTGGACCTTTGTTTCCGCCGCCGATGCCCAAGCGGCACTGGTGGCCGCCGTGGGCAACCCCGCCGACCCCAACAAACCGCTGCTATGGGATGCCACCGACCTGAACCATAGCCACACCCCCGGCAAGTGGGTAGAAATCAACAAGGTCTTGACGGTACCGGCCACGGCCTCCCCCGCCAGCACCTTGGGCGTGTACATGTGGCGCACGGGCGGCACCAAGCCGGTGTACCTCGACGACCTGAAAGTCACCATCGCAGAATAA
- a CDS encoding SDR family oxidoreductase, which translates to MNLSLENRRALVGGSTQGIGRAVAEALAENGCAITLLARNEDRLREVAAELPTPAGQTHDYLVADFDDPSHVAEVVQAYLAQHPDGFHILVNNTGGPAGGPLLDAPVEALRVAFNQHVICNHLLAQALVPGMKAAGFGRIINVISTSVKIPLAGLGVSNTIRGAVASWAKTLANELGPLGITVNNVLPGATLTQRHHSLIEKKVAQTGQSADAIEGDMLKTIPARRFGQAEEVAAAVAFLASPAAAYINGTSVPVDGGRTGSL; encoded by the coding sequence ATGAACCTCTCTCTCGAAAACCGCCGCGCCCTGGTGGGCGGCAGCACCCAAGGCATCGGCCGCGCCGTGGCTGAGGCGTTGGCCGAAAACGGCTGCGCCATCACGCTGCTGGCCCGCAACGAAGACCGGCTGCGCGAAGTAGCCGCCGAACTGCCCACGCCTGCCGGCCAAACGCACGACTACCTCGTGGCCGATTTCGACGACCCCAGCCACGTGGCCGAAGTGGTGCAGGCGTACCTCGCGCAGCACCCCGATGGCTTCCACATTCTGGTGAATAACACCGGCGGCCCGGCCGGCGGCCCGCTGCTCGACGCGCCGGTGGAGGCCTTGCGGGTGGCGTTCAACCAGCACGTTATCTGCAACCACTTGCTGGCGCAGGCGCTGGTGCCGGGCATGAAGGCGGCCGGTTTCGGGCGCATCATCAACGTCATCAGCACGTCGGTGAAGATTCCGCTGGCGGGGCTGGGCGTGAGCAACACCATTCGCGGGGCGGTGGCCAGCTGGGCCAAAACCCTGGCCAACGAGCTGGGCCCGCTCGGCATCACCGTCAACAACGTGCTGCCCGGCGCCACGCTCACCCAACGCCACCACTCGCTTATCGAGAAAAAAGTGGCCCAAACCGGCCAGTCGGCCGATGCCATTGAGGGCGACATGCTGAAAACCATTCCGGCCCGCCGCTTTGGCCAGGCCGAGGAAGTGGCCGCGGCCGTGGCGTTTCTGGCCTCGCCCGCGGCGGCTTATATCAACGGCACCAGCGTGCCGGTGGACGGTGGCCGCACGGGCTCGCTGTAA
- a CDS encoding glycosyltransferase family 39 protein — protein MPFTLASVRSFRPRPYHAAAALLFVLLGAVCYWPYLTLLPNGIHAWAQSDRYTLAINFYDYGLDFFTPRTSYLGSIGGVTGVEFPVQAYAAALGGVVFGRSSILPLFRLLDVAMVMLGFYYLFRLVFERTGNFTAALVPAAFLLSSPVFAFYAGTTLPDPFSLSLSFIGYYYWLRFFDSRHFPDLRKALLILGLAALVKTTTAMHLMAVIGITTLWGFAQPDWLKSGQRWRFLALAGAVVAVVVGFYLHNQHLNTVYQSGQFLAEARPITNDDEYHAVLQSLVGLWLPEYATVVQYRVLAVCLVLLLLFLRPNLRQFLPLTLLLLAATALGAIFAKVMGIQFGAHDYYVICSLFPPAVLLLLLAVLNLGRYGGNVRYLTSVGFAVLTFFLVADGYKRLGKRMADDYPPFSPYPHLWMRGGAEEMAQARVPKAAAILMFNESAPNIAPVYFDRRAMVWQPGNVSEVTVNDFLNRMAADSLDYLVMAPDVYAQLAPQHAAMAAELDVVGQKPAMIFRRRNRSWPW, from the coding sequence ATGCCTTTTACCCTTGCCTCGGTTCGGTCCTTCCGGCCGCGGCCTTACCACGCCGCGGCGGCATTGCTTTTTGTGCTGTTGGGCGCCGTCTGCTACTGGCCTTATCTGACCCTGCTGCCGAATGGAATTCATGCCTGGGCGCAGTCGGACCGGTACACGTTGGCCATCAATTTCTACGATTACGGGCTTGACTTTTTCACGCCACGCACCTCATACCTGGGTTCTATCGGGGGCGTAACGGGGGTCGAGTTTCCCGTTCAGGCCTATGCAGCGGCGCTGGGCGGCGTCGTATTTGGCCGCAGCAGCATTCTGCCGCTGTTTCGGCTGCTGGATGTGGCCATGGTGATGCTGGGCTTCTACTACCTGTTCCGGCTGGTATTTGAGCGCACCGGTAATTTCACGGCGGCTTTGGTGCCAGCGGCGTTCCTGCTGTCGTCGCCGGTGTTTGCCTTCTACGCGGGCACCACCCTGCCCGACCCCTTCAGCCTCAGCCTGAGCTTTATTGGCTACTACTACTGGCTGCGGTTTTTCGACAGCCGCCATTTTCCTGACTTGCGCAAGGCCCTTCTCATTCTGGGGCTGGCGGCACTCGTCAAAACCACCACCGCCATGCACCTGATGGCCGTCATCGGCATCACCACGCTGTGGGGTTTTGCCCAGCCCGATTGGTTGAAATCCGGGCAGCGCTGGCGGTTTTTGGCCCTGGCGGGCGCGGTGGTGGCCGTGGTGGTGGGTTTTTATTTGCACAACCAGCACCTGAACACCGTGTACCAATCGGGTCAGTTTCTGGCCGAGGCCCGGCCCATCACCAACGACGACGAGTACCACGCCGTGCTGCAAAGCCTGGTCGGCTTGTGGCTGCCCGAGTACGCCACGGTGGTGCAATACCGGGTGCTGGCCGTTTGCCTGGTGCTGCTGCTGCTCTTCCTGCGGCCCAACCTCCGCCAGTTTTTGCCCTTGACCCTGCTACTGCTGGCGGCGACGGCGCTCGGGGCCATTTTTGCCAAGGTGATGGGGATACAGTTTGGCGCGCACGACTATTACGTCATTTGCTCCCTCTTTCCGCCCGCGGTGCTGCTGCTGCTCCTGGCCGTGCTCAACCTGGGCCGGTACGGCGGCAACGTGCGCTACCTCACCAGCGTGGGTTTCGCAGTGCTCACCTTCTTTCTGGTAGCGGATGGCTATAAGCGCCTGGGCAAGCGCATGGCCGACGACTACCCGCCTTTTTCGCCTTATCCCCACCTCTGGATGCGCGGCGGCGCCGAGGAAATGGCCCAGGCCCGGGTACCCAAGGCGGCCGCCATTCTGATGTTCAACGAAAGCGCGCCCAACATCGCGCCGGTGTATTTCGACCGCCGCGCCATGGTGTGGCAGCCCGGCAACGTGAGCGAGGTAACGGTCAACGATTTCCTCAACCGCATGGCGGCCGACAGCCTCGACTACCTGGTGATGGCTCCCGACGTGTACGCCCAACTGGCCCCGCAGCACGCCGCCATGGCCGCCGAACTGGATGTGGTGGGCCAAAAGCCCGCCATGATATTTCGCCGCCGCAACCGCTCGTGGCCGTGGTAG
- a CDS encoding glycosyltransferase family 2 protein, whose translation MVKFDTLSIVIPVYNEARTIHQILDLLRELKLVNNIGKEIILVNDCSTDASADTIRAYAARYPEMGLRLLEHPVNKGKGAALHTGIREATGDYVIIQDADLEYDPEEYNLLIKPVLKGFADVVFGSRFMGGNPHRVLFFWHSIGNYWLTLLSNMCTDLNLTDMETCYKMFRRDIVQSLKLEENRFGFEPEVTAKVARVQDARIYEVGISYYGRTYAEGKKIGWRDGFRAIYCILKYGLLGM comes from the coding sequence GTGGTAAAATTCGACACGCTTTCCATCGTCATCCCGGTTTACAACGAGGCGCGCACCATTCACCAGATTCTGGATTTGCTGCGCGAGCTGAAGCTGGTGAATAACATCGGCAAGGAAATCATCCTCGTCAACGACTGCTCGACCGACGCTTCGGCCGACACCATTCGGGCCTACGCCGCGCGCTACCCCGAAATGGGCCTGCGCCTGCTTGAGCACCCCGTGAACAAGGGCAAGGGCGCCGCGCTGCACACCGGCATCCGCGAGGCCACCGGCGACTACGTCATCATCCAGGATGCCGACCTCGAATACGACCCCGAGGAGTACAACCTGCTCATCAAGCCGGTGCTGAAGGGCTTTGCCGACGTGGTTTTCGGTTCGCGCTTCATGGGCGGCAACCCGCACCGGGTGCTGTTCTTCTGGCACAGCATCGGCAACTATTGGCTCACGCTGCTCTCCAACATGTGCACCGACCTCAACCTGACGGACATGGAGACGTGCTATAAGATGTTCCGGCGCGACATCGTGCAGAGCCTCAAGCTCGAAGAAAACCGCTTCGGCTTCGAGCCCGAAGTCACCGCCAAAGTGGCCCGCGTGCAAGACGCCCGCATCTACGAAGTGGGCATCAGCTACTACGGCCGCACCTACGCCGAGGGCAAGAAAATCGGCTGGCGCGACGGATTTCGGGCCATCTACTGCATTCTGAAGTACGGCTTGCTGGGCATGTAG
- a CDS encoding Uma2 family endonuclease, whose product MGQRAFQTDLPAYVSPEDYLRLERAAEFKHEYFEGVVRAMAGASYAHNRICTNLTVEVGSQLRGKSCSAVGSDQRVQILSGNAYVYPDLTVVCGQPEFNEEKKFDTLLNPTLLVEVLSPSTANNDRGEKFMYYRQIPSLRQYLILDAQTVHAELYSRDELGRWVLTETRDLSAVLDLSSIACEVPLMDVYAGVELG is encoded by the coding sequence ATGGGCCAGCGTGCGTTCCAAACCGACCTACCCGCCTACGTTTCGCCCGAAGACTACCTGCGCCTGGAGCGCGCGGCCGAATTCAAGCACGAATACTTCGAAGGGGTCGTTCGGGCGATGGCCGGCGCCAGCTACGCTCATAACCGCATTTGCACCAACCTCACGGTTGAAGTCGGCAGCCAGCTACGTGGCAAAAGCTGCTCCGCCGTAGGCAGCGACCAGCGGGTCCAGATTCTGAGCGGCAACGCCTACGTGTACCCCGACTTGACCGTGGTGTGCGGGCAGCCGGAGTTCAACGAAGAAAAAAAGTTTGATACGCTGCTCAATCCCACGCTGCTGGTAGAGGTGCTTTCGCCTTCCACCGCCAACAATGACCGGGGGGAGAAATTCATGTATTACCGCCAGATTCCCAGCCTGCGGCAATACCTCATTCTGGACGCGCAGACGGTGCACGCCGAGCTGTATTCGCGGGATGAGCTGGGCCGTTGGGTGCTAACTGAAACCCGCGACTTGAGCGCCGTGCTGGACCTGAGCAGCATCGCCTGCGAGGTGCCGCTGATGGATGTGTATGCGGGGGTGGAGCTTGGCTAA
- a CDS encoding class I SAM-dependent methyltransferase has product MDLTYEAKYHQLEEQHWWFASRRDAVYDLIAGLQLPRTAAILEIGCSGGPLMQRLRAAGYLDVTGIDVSAPAIELAHARGVANASLMDGAALEFTDGRFDVVVASDVLEHIEDEARALREWTRVLKPGGQLLVFVPAHAYLWSEHDVVNHHYRRYSRQDLVGALQRAGLRTRRSSFWNAAMYFPTAALRLGRRLVSGPVSPIKKAGSTGDLRHFSGPANSLLLWWVKAENRLLRFFNLPLGVSVFALAQKPA; this is encoded by the coding sequence ATGGACCTGACCTACGAAGCTAAATATCACCAGCTCGAAGAACAGCACTGGTGGTTTGCCAGCCGCCGCGACGCGGTGTACGACCTCATTGCCGGCCTGCAGCTGCCGCGCACGGCCGCCATTCTGGAAATCGGCTGCTCGGGCGGGCCGCTCATGCAGCGCCTGCGCGCCGCCGGCTACCTCGACGTGACGGGCATCGACGTAAGCGCGCCCGCCATCGAGCTGGCCCACGCCCGCGGCGTGGCCAACGCCTCGCTGATGGACGGGGCCGCCCTGGAGTTTACCGACGGCCGCTTCGACGTGGTGGTGGCGTCCGACGTGCTCGAACACATTGAGGACGAAGCCCGCGCCCTGCGCGAATGGACGCGCGTGCTCAAGCCCGGCGGGCAGCTGCTGGTGTTTGTGCCGGCTCACGCCTACCTCTGGAGCGAGCACGACGTGGTGAACCACCACTACCGCCGCTATTCGCGTCAGGATTTGGTGGGCGCTCTTCAGCGGGCGGGCCTGCGCACACGGCGCAGCTCGTTCTGGAATGCGGCCATGTACTTTCCCACCGCCGCGCTGCGGCTGGGCCGCCGGCTGGTGTCGGGCCCGGTGTCGCCTATCAAAAAAGCGGGCTCAACTGGCGACCTGCGCCACTTTTCCGGTCCGGCCAATAGCCTGCTGCTGTGGTGGGTGAAGGCCGAAAACCGCCTGCTCCGCTTCTTCAACCTGCCCTTGGGCGTGAGCGTGTTTGCGCTGGCCCAGAAACCTGCTTAG